The DNA window GCATCGATGCCGCTAAGGCGGTGGCAGTGATGATGACGAATGAGGGAACGATCAGCGACTATGTTGGCAACGCTACGATGTTCACGGAAAAACCAGTGCCGCTCATCGCCATTCCGACGACGGCCGGCACCGGTTCTGAAGTGACGAAAGTGACGGTCATTATTGATACGAAGACAGACGTCAAAATGATGATTTCCCAGCCTGCGCTCCTTCCGGCCGTGGCGATCGTTGACCCGCTTCTTACTGTCTCATGCCCGCCATCCGTTACCGCGGCAACCGGTGTCGATGCGCTTTGTCACGCGATCGAGGCGTATATTTCCCGACGCGCCCATCCGGTGACCGATGTGCTGGCGTTGTCCGCCATTGAGGCGATCATCGGCCATTTGCGCCGGGCGTACGAAAACGGTCAAGACATCGAAGCGCGGGAGAAAATGGCGATCGCGGCGATGAAGGCCGGCATGGCGTTCTCGAATGCCTCGGTAACACTTGTGCACGGCATGTCGCGGCCGATCGGAGCGCTCTTCCACGTGCCGCACGGCGTGTCCAATGCGATGCTGTTGCCAGGGGTGCTTGAATTTACAAAAGACAGCGCCACAGAACGGTTGGCGGTGATTGCCCGGCTCATCAACCCGCAGCTGAAGGACGTTTCCGATGCCGAAGCGGCCGATGCGCTTGTTGAAGAAGTGAAACAGCTTTGCCGTGATTTGCACATCCCGAATATGAAAACATGGGGCATTGACAAAGCGGCATTCGACAAAGCAGTCGATAAAATGGCGGCTGATGCGTTGGCGAGCGGCAGTCCAGCGAATAACCCAAGAGTGCCGATTCATGAGGAAATTGTCGCGCTGTATCATATTTGTTACGACTATCGGTATGACACCAATACGGTCAGCCGTTAAATGAAGCAACGGTCAAAAGAGGGGGAAAAGTATGCTGGGGATGATTGGTTTATTGGCCTCATTGGGATTGTTGATCTTTTTGACAATGAGGGGGATCAATATCATTATTGCCGCATTGATCAGTTCTGTTCTTGTTGCGCTGACAGGCGGATTAGACTTGGAAAAAGCTTTGATGGAAAGCTACATGACGGGCTTTACCGGCTATTTCGCCAGCTGGTTTCTTATCTTCTTAGCCGGGGCGATTTTTGGCAAAGTGATGGAAGACACCGGGTCAGCTGACTCCATCGCTCATTGGGTGAAAGAAAAATTTGGCGCTAAACACGCTGTGTTGGCGGTCGTTGCTGCCTGCGCCATTATGACATACGGCGGTGTTAGCTTGTTTGTCGTCGGCTTTTCTGTTTACCCGATCGCCGTGTCACTGTTCCGCCAGTCGAATACGCCGCATCGTTTTATTCCGGCAGCCATGGTGTTCGGTTCGGTTTCGTTCACAATGACATCTCCGTATTCACCGGAGATTCAAAACATCATTCCAACGCAATTTTTTCATACAACGCCGGGGGCTGGGGGATGGGTAGGCATTTTCGTAGGCGCAACAATTGCTGTGGTTGGTTCCCTCTATTTAACGCGTGTTGTCCAAAAAGCGAAACAAAATGGCGAAACGTTTTCCTTGCCATACCGAGCCGGCGACGTTTCCGGTGCGGTGAGTGAAATTGCTGCTTCGCTCGAGCGAGGCGCCGGCCGTCCGCTGCCGAACATTGTTTGTGCGATCCTTCCGTTAGTGGCGGTGATTGTTTCATTAAACATTTTGGCAAAATTCATTTCTTCGACTTCAGCAGGGGTCTTGTCGCTTGTCCTTGGTATTGTGCTTTGCTGGGTGTTAAATGCGAAATTCGTCCGAAAATTTTGGGAGGCCATGGCGTCCGGCGCCCAAGATGCGTTAGTCGCTGCCGCCAATACGTGCGCCGTCGTCGGCTTCGGAGCGGTGGCGAAAAATGTGCCGGCCTTTCAAAAAGCGGTTGATGTCCTTGTGAACATTCCTGGACCGGAACTGCTCGGATTGGGGTTGGCCGTCACGATTATTTGCGGCATGACCGGGTCAGCTTCCGGCGGTCTCGGTATTGCCTTGCCGATTTTGGCGCCGATTTATCTGGCGAAAGGGCTTGACCCCGGCGCCATGCATCGGGTAGCAACGCTTGCTTCCGGTGGCCTTGATTCGCTGCCGCACAACGGATACATTGTGACGACGATTCGCGCCGTCTGCCATGAAACGCACGAGCGGACGTATAAGCCGATATTCGTCCTGTCGGTTATCATTCCGCTTGCCGGCATGTTCTTAGCCATTCTCTTATACTCAATTTTCTAGGAAGGTGGTTTTATTCATGAGCTCTGTAACCGAAACAAAAACATTGAAAAACTTTATTGGCGGTCAATGGGTCGCTTCGACATCGGGAAAAGAAGAAATCGTGCCGAATCCAGCGACGGGCGAAGCGCTGGCGAAAGTGCCGCTTTCCTCGCGCGAGGAGCTGGATGCGGCGGTGGCGGCCGCGAAAGAAGCGTTCCGCGAATGGCGGAAAGTGCCGGTTCCGCGCCGCGCCCGCATTTTGTTCCGCTACCAGCAGCTGCTTGTCGAGCATTGGGAAGAGCTGGCCAGACTTGTAACGCTAGAAAACGGCAAAGTATACGAGGACGCGTACGGCGAGGTGCAGCGCGGCATCGAATGCGTCGAGTTTGCGGCGGGGATTCCGACGCTCATGATGGGTCAGCAGCTGCCCGATATTGCGACGAATATCGAATCGGGCATGTATCGCTATCCGCTCGGTGTCGTCGCCGGCATTACGCCGTTTAACTTTCCGATGATGGTGCCGTGCTGGATGTTCCCGCTCGCCATCGCTTGCGGCAATACGTTCGTGCTGAAACCGTCTGAGCGGACGCCGCTGCTCGCCAACCGCTTGGCTGAGCTGTTTACTGAAGCCGGACTGCCTGCAGGAGTATTGAATATTGTCCATGGGGCACACGAGGTCGTGAACGGCATTTTAGAACATAAAGACATTAAAGCTGTCTCGTTCGTCGGCTCGCAGCCGGTTGCGGAGTACGTATACAAAACGGCCGCCGCCCACGGCAAGCGGGTGCAGGCGCTCGCCGGCGCGAAAAACCATTCGATCGTCATGCCGGATGCCGACCTTGATATGGCGGTGACGAACATCATCAACGCCGCCTTTGGTTCGGCGGGTGAGCGGTGCATGGCGTGCTCGGTCGTCGTTGCAGTCGGCGATATCGCCGATGAGTTGGTGGAGCGGCTCAAACAGGCTGCTGACCGCATCCAAATCGGCAACGGGCTTGACCAAGGCGTCTTTTTAGGACCGGTCATTCGCGAGGCGCATAAAGAGCGGACGATCAAATACATTGAAATCGGCGAAAAAGAAGGCGCGCTCCTTGTCCGCGATGGCCGCCGCGACGCTGCAACAAGCGGAAAAGGCTATTTCGTCGGCCCGACGATTTTTGACCATGTCAAGCCGGGCATGACGATTTGGACGGATGAAATTTTCGCCCCGGTTCTGTCCGTCGTCCGCGCCCGCGACTTGGATGAAGCGATTGAGATCGCCAACCGGTCGGAGTTTGCCAACGGCGCCTGCATTTACACCGACAGCGCCAAAGCGATCCGCCAGTTCCGCGAAGAAATCGACGCCGGCATGCTTGGCGTCAATGTCGCCGTCCCGGCGCCGATGGCCTTCTTCCCGTTCTCGGGCTACAAAAACTCGTTCTATGGCGACCTTCATGCCAACGGCCGCGATGGCGTCGAGTTTTACACGAGAAAGAAAATGGTGACGGCGAGATATCAGTAAGCGAATGATGGGGTATCCCAAATGTAGCGGGGCACCCTTCATAGCCATCAAGTTAAGAAAACAGGAATAAATCTATGCCTCATTGGACCATCCTTTTGAAGACTTCATCATGTCTTAGAAAGGGTGGTTTTTTTGAAGACGTCCTTATCTCTCCAAAAGGAATGGCATTGTTTTTTAGATGGATTACGAAGCGTGTTATCGTGCGAAGAACTTGAACATATGGCCCGAGATCATCAATTTATTCAACGAAAGGGGAAGTTACGCGCCCATGATTTCGTGGCACTTTGCACATTTCTCCAAGAAGGAGGCGGTCAAAAATCATTGGTGCAGCTTTGCAGTGCTCTAGCTCTCAAGCAAAACACCTCTCTGAGTGCGGTAGCGTCAAAAGTTCTATGAAAACTCCACACAGGCCATCCCATTGAGCATCGTGAGGCATCCTTGGAGCCGGATTCGCCCTTGACCAACACCCGCCAAAGGTGAGAAAGAGTCGTCAAGGGCGACGGGGACAAAAAAAGGGCATAGGAAAGCTGCCCTTGCCATGACCGAATTTTACCTTTGGCGGTGTTCGGTTGGTCAAAGGTTCGCTTCGCCGAATCCGGCAGATTTTCTCTTCAACGGGCTCCGGAGGACAAAAAAGTTAGGCCTCCTCTTGTTGGAGAAACGCTTGTGCCATGGCGATGAGCTTCGTCCACCGGGCCGGCATATGCGGCAGCTCGGCGAGCTCCGGAATGACGACCGGGACCCGGCCTTCGAGTGCGCTATGCGGGCGCAGGAAGTTGAAATACGCCACAAACAGCGTCACAAAAGACACCGAGCCTTCTTCCGCCCCAAACCCGTGAGTCGGCCGGTAGTTGCCTTTAAACGTCCGGTTGAATCGCTCAATGATTGGTTTGAGCGGACGGAACTCCTCGGACACTGGATCCTCATTGGTCAGCCCGATCACTTGGCGGACATCGAACAAGATCCCGTGCTGGGCGAAGAAGTGCTGCGCCAACAGGTAAATGGGATTGCCGTCGACGACAAACGACAAGTCATCCGGGATGGACGGCAGCTTTCGCAGGACATCATCGATGGCCTGGATGGCCGAGAGCGTGTCCCGGTTGGGTGAGACGCGATACGACAGCACGATCTTTTTCACCGCGTCGAACATGAAGAACAGGTAATGCCAACGGCCTTTGACCCGAATATACGTCTCGTCCCCGCAGAACGAACCGGACAGCTCATACGGGAACCGGTCGATAAAGGGCTTCATCAAGAGTGCGACGCTGTTGGCGTAGTTGAGCACCGTCTGATGCGAGATCGACACGCCGTGAATATCCTTCATGGCCGCTGCCGTCATGCGGGAAGACATGCCAAAGTTGACATGGTACGTCAACACCAGCCCCAGAATGTGTGGCGACGCAGCCAGCCGGGACAAATCGACCTTCGGCTTGATGGGCGATGATGGAGCCACCGGGAGAAAGTCAAACAAGAACTCTCGAAACAAATACCGCACCTTGAAGGCCTGTGGATCCTGTTTGAAACGTTGGCACTCCTTGTTCGTCATCCGGCGAAGGTTGGCCTGGTAAAACGGACAGTCGTTGTTCTTGCACTTGTAGATGTTGTATTCTTTGCGTTCCTTGATTTTTTCCAACGTCTTTTTGCAGCGCGGGCAACGAAAGATCGCTTGCTTGGTAAATCGGTTCCGGTGATTGAACCGGCATTGGCACACTTTACATTGGTATTGCCCGTTCCCGCCATTGTTGGCGTACAGGTAGGAGGAGGGCGCCTGGCAGCGAGGGCAGGTCAAGGAATCCGGAACACGGTGTTTCGCCTTCGCCCGGCGCTGGATGGGCCGCAAAGTACGGCCGTGCTGCGCCTCATAGTCCGCCAACAGCTTCCGGTAATCAAGGGGTTCCGGTGCATCGATGATCGGAAGGTCATCGACCTGGAGTTTCCGGTACGGTTTTCGAACCGGTTCATCCATGTCTTTGCGGCTTAAGGATTTTCCTAATAAGGCCCCAAGTAAATAGACAATGATTTGATGTTGGGTCTTGATTATGTCGAGCAAATAGGCTAATAATTGAGGTAACAAGCTTGTCACTCCTTCTTTGTTTTGGCTGTTGAGTGTGTGGTTACCTCAATGATGGCCGAAAACAATGGGGGTGGCAAGCTTTTTTTCTTCCGACCGTTGAAACTCAAGGAAAAACCGTGAGTATGGAGGATACACTTTTGACAATATCCTGAGTGCGGAAGGGCTCAATCAACGGTTTCATGAAAAAGCAGTGAGTTTCCTCAAAGAGGTGTTCGAAAAACTGCTTATTCATCAGACGCAGGAGGCCCGTCGCTTATGTCCAAGACATTCGCTGTTTCGCCGGATTCGCATTCTCGATTCCACGTCGTTTCAACTGCCTTCTGAGATCCAAGGGATTTACGAGGGATGTACGGGGCTTGGGGTGAAAATTCAGCTAGAATATGAATGGCTAGAAGGGAAGTTTCTCTATGTGGACGTCGAAGATGCCCGTCATCATGACGCCGCCTACGGAGCGTCCCTTCGATCGACCATTCAAGAAGGAGACCTTTGTTTGAAAGACTTAGGCTATTTTTCGCTTGAGGGATTGCAAGCGATTCATGACGCCGGAGCCTTTTACATTTCATGGCTCAAACACAATGTAGGGATTTACCAAAAAGAAGGGGACCAATTTCGAAAATGGGAACCAGAGGATTTCCTTGCGATGCTGCAACCCGGAGAAACCATGGAACTGGAAGATGCGTATGTCAGTGGAAAGAAAGTTCATCAACCGCGGCTCATTGTGTATCGGCTGACCGAAGAACAGGAGCGACAGAAGGAAGGACAATGGAAACAGAAGGCGAAACAAAAAGGGGCCGCGTACGTGATGCGACGCCCCCACCCAATATATGTATATATCACCAATATTCCAGCGATTTATACCTCTTTGCACGAAATTCATACGCTGTATTCTCTTCGCTGGCAGATTGAGGTGGTATTGAAGACATGGAAATCCCTGTTTCACATTCATCGTTTCAAACCGATGAAAGGGGCTCGCTTTCAGTGCCACCTGTATGGAACATTGATTGCCTTATTGATCAGCTCCACTGTCATGTTTAAAATGCGGGAATGGCTCTATCGAAAGCAGAAAAAAGGAATGGAGCGAATATAAGGCGATGAGTATGATCAAGGAATTCGGTATGGATTTATTTCAAGCCTTATGGTGTTCGGAGGCGCTAGCTGTCCAACTTCTTTTTAAACTGTGTGACATCATCGCTCAACACGGAAAAAATCAAGGCGTTATACAAAAAAGAGCGCTTTAGACATGATCGAGAGTTTGGTCATCATGCTGGTGTCGTAAGAAATTCCCGCCTCATACCATGAAAAAAACCTTCTATCGGGAAGGTGTATTTGGCATGCCTATCTTTATATATTCTCACGGTCACAGCCTCCGAAGATGAAGAGTGACGCCTTGGAGCTACTCGCTCCAAGGCGTCACTTGATGGCTATGGGGGCACCCTTTCTTATCACCGTATATTGGGTGGAAAGCACTTTCTTGTATCTTCCTAGAAGGCCGGTGAAAAAGTACACTCTAAGCAGGGATTTAGGGGGCTTATGTCGAAAAAGGAAGAAAAATCGTTGGAATGGAGCGTGAATGGATCATGAAAGCCCCCAAAAACCCTTCGACTCAGCCTCGGCTGTTTCAAGTCATCGATATGGAGGAACTGGTTCCCTACATCATATTCTGCGCCAAATCAACGAAGTCGTCGACTTTTCCGTCATTCACGATGGGGTGGCTCCCCTGCATACGAAAAAAACGGATCGTCCCGCGGCCGATCCAGAACGGCTGCTTCGCCTGATGTTGCTATCGTATTGGTTCGACCACTCCGAGCGGGAGTGGTATGAGATCCTCCCCACATGCATGCCGGATACTTGTGGTTTTGCGGTCTCGACTTTGAATCCGTGCTACATCCGGATCCTCATCCCCCCACACTGCCGGATTGAACGACGCTCGTCAAAACGCGGAAACGCTGGCGCCAACACGGAATCTTTGATCGGCTGATGACCTGCGTGATGGACCAATGCATCGCGGCGGGGCTGGTCTCGCCGGATGTGCATGCGGCGGCCGATGGCACTCAAGTGCGGGCGAATGCTTCGATCCACAGCTTGCGGGAAGTCAAGCTCGCTCCGGTGGAACCGTTGGAGGACTACCTCGCCCGCACCGCCCGGGAAGATGAACAGACCGAGTCCCCGGAGGCGGACCGGGATTCCGATGACGACCCGCCTTCTCCGTCTCCCCCATCAGGGGAACGCGTCCATGCCGAAGAACGAGGAAACTTCCGTGGAACCACGTTTTCCAACCGGACCCATCGAAGCGTGACGGATCCGGATGCCCGGTTGTACAAGAAAGGCAAAGGGCAGGAAGCGTATCCTCGGCATCTGGTGTACGACGTCATCGACGTCCGATCGCGCGTCATTTTATCTCGAAAAGCGAGCGTGGTCACCGGAACGGCGGAACGGGAGACAAGTTTGAGGCAATTGGCTTCGATTCGGTTTCGCCACCCGTCGATCACGATTCGGACCTTGTCAGCGGACAAAGCGTATGGCGTTACGGAGTATTTGGGAAGCGCTCTTTGCCCAAGGCATCACGCCGCTCGTGCGCTACGCCGCAAGGAGATGGAAGAGATTCCAACTTGGAAGTGCCGGGCGAAGGACCTGGCCCGGGAAGCGCAACGCCAGGGGAACGTTCGAGACGTTCAGATTCGCAACCAGGCG is part of the Geobacillus sp. 46C-IIa genome and encodes:
- a CDS encoding DDE-type integrase/transposase/recombinase, coding for MLPQLLAYLLDIIKTQHQIIVYLLGALLGKSLSRKDMDEPVRKPYRKLQVDDLPIIDAPEPLDYRKLLADYEAQHGRTLRPIQRRAKAKHRVPDSLTCPRCQAPSSYLYANNGGNGQYQCKVCQCRFNHRNRFTKQAIFRCPRCKKTLEKIKERKEYNIYKCKNNDCPFYQANLRRMTNKECQRFKQDPQAFKVRYLFREFLFDFLPVAPSSPIKPKVDLSRLAASPHILGLVLTYHVNFGMSSRMTAAAMKDIHGVSISHQTVLNYANSVALLMKPFIDRFPYELSGSFCGDETYIRVKGRWHYLFFMFDAVKKIVLSYRVSPNRDTLSAIQAIDDVLRKLPSIPDDLSFVVDGNPIYLLAQHFFAQHGILFDVRQVIGLTNEDPVSEEFRPLKPIIERFNRTFKGNYRPTHGFGAEEGSVSFVTLFVAYFNFLRPHSALEGRVPVVIPELAELPHMPARWTKLIAMAQAFLQQEEA
- a CDS encoding transposase → MDQCIAAGLVSPDVHAAADGTQVRANASIHSLREVKLAPVEPLEDYLARTAREDEQTESPEADRDSDDDPPSPSPPSGERVHAEERGNFRGTTFSNRTHRSVTDPDARLYKKGKGQEAYPRHLVYDVIDVRSRVILSRKASVVTGTAERETSLRQLASIRFRHPSITIRTLSADKAYGVTEYLGSALCPRHHAARALRRKEMEEIPTWKCRAKDLAREAQRQGNVRDVQIRNQARLIQQQGGYRSIQAFRTRCEHVFAEGKECHGLDRARSRGLDAMKEQALLTAVVQNLKRLCRFRKKQGGGPALWHAQNQNLEQEVLLVFPSFGAKWRGEWSPKFDMREVYAPLIHQPSRRKMIFWISLRWRQIFCHGSLFGNLKTAFYPVLSHFFVKRRAAYS
- a CDS encoding CoA-acylating methylmalonate-semialdehyde dehydrogenase, with amino-acid sequence MSSVTETKTLKNFIGGQWVASTSGKEEIVPNPATGEALAKVPLSSREELDAAVAAAKEAFREWRKVPVPRRARILFRYQQLLVEHWEELARLVTLENGKVYEDAYGEVQRGIECVEFAAGIPTLMMGQQLPDIATNIESGMYRYPLGVVAGITPFNFPMMVPCWMFPLAIACGNTFVLKPSERTPLLANRLAELFTEAGLPAGVLNIVHGAHEVVNGILEHKDIKAVSFVGSQPVAEYVYKTAAAHGKRVQALAGAKNHSIVMPDADLDMAVTNIINAAFGSAGERCMACSVVVAVGDIADELVERLKQAADRIQIGNGLDQGVFLGPVIREAHKERTIKYIEIGEKEGALLVRDGRRDAATSGKGYFVGPTIFDHVKPGMTIWTDEIFAPVLSVVRARDLDEAIEIANRSEFANGACIYTDSAKAIRQFREEIDAGMLGVNVAVPAPMAFFPFSGYKNSFYGDLHANGRDGVEFYTRKKMVTARYQ
- a CDS encoding GntP family permease codes for the protein MLGMIGLLASLGLLIFLTMRGINIIIAALISSVLVALTGGLDLEKALMESYMTGFTGYFASWFLIFLAGAIFGKVMEDTGSADSIAHWVKEKFGAKHAVLAVVAACAIMTYGGVSLFVVGFSVYPIAVSLFRQSNTPHRFIPAAMVFGSVSFTMTSPYSPEIQNIIPTQFFHTTPGAGGWVGIFVGATIAVVGSLYLTRVVQKAKQNGETFSLPYRAGDVSGAVSEIAASLERGAGRPLPNIVCAILPLVAVIVSLNILAKFISSTSAGVLSLVLGIVLCWVLNAKFVRKFWEAMASGAQDALVAAANTCAVVGFGAVAKNVPAFQKAVDVLVNIPGPELLGLGLAVTIICGMTGSASGGLGIALPILAPIYLAKGLDPGAMHRVATLASGGLDSLPHNGYIVTTIRAVCHETHERTYKPIFVLSVIIPLAGMFLAILLYSIF
- a CDS encoding iron-containing alcohol dehydrogenase codes for the protein MYELLVPSRVIYGRETFREVGRQAKALGSKALIVSDPVMENIGLVARCEHYLQEAGVPFAKYTGVDKEPTDVHVKEALDVCRSEQCDVIIAVGGGSSIDAAKAVAVMMTNEGTISDYVGNATMFTEKPVPLIAIPTTAGTGSEVTKVTVIIDTKTDVKMMISQPALLPAVAIVDPLLTVSCPPSVTAATGVDALCHAIEAYISRRAHPVTDVLALSAIEAIIGHLRRAYENGQDIEAREKMAIAAMKAGMAFSNASVTLVHGMSRPIGALFHVPHGVSNAMLLPGVLEFTKDSATERLAVIARLINPQLKDVSDAEAADALVEEVKQLCRDLHIPNMKTWGIDKAAFDKAVDKMAADALASGSPANNPRVPIHEEIVALYHICYDYRYDTNTVSR